The Clostridium sporogenes region GAGTTGTTTTACCAGCTCCATTTTCTCCAACAATTCCGATTCTACTATTTTCTTTTATTTCTAAATTGTCTATATCTAAAATTAATTTATCTTCATAATATTTTTTTACTTTATCTAATTTTATTGATACCATAAAAAAAATCCCTCCTTAAATTTAGGAGAGAGTATATAATAATTCCGTAAAAAGGTATAAGTATCCCCTAGAATAATTTACTCTCTCAAGTTTTAAGTACAACAAAAAAGCCTAATTTCATAGAATCTTTTAAAATTAATTTGATTTGTCATACTTAATAAAATAAAAGTGTAAATTACATTCTCATTGGTGAAACTACCTCGTTCTTTCTTTAATTTATTTTATTATAGCATATAATTGTATTTTTGAAAATAAATTCATGTTTATACTAACATAATAGGTCACATATAGTTAGAAAATTTGCTAAACAAAATAAAATAACTAATTATCTAAAGATAAGGAGCAAACAATGATTTTGAATCTAATGATATAAGTAACAATACATGAATATTTTACTAGAATAAAATTCTTGAAAATAAATGATCTTTATTATAATATACATAATAGTTTATAGTTAAATATGGAGGTTTTAATTTTGAAAAATATAATTGAAGAATTTAAAGACTTTGCGGTAAAAGGAAATGCTGTAGAATTAGCAGTAGGTGTGGTTATAGGTGGAGCTTTTGGTAAAATAGTAACTTCTTTAGTAGAGGATATTATAATGCCTTTAGTAGGATTGTTAATAGGTGGTATAGATTTTACTAATTTAAAATTTACAATGAGCTTTTCAGAAAAAACAGTAGTTTCTATAAAATACGGTAATTTTATACAAGCGGCAGTAAACTTTTTAATAATTTCCTTTTCTATTTTTTTGTTTATTAGATTAATAAATAAGTTCAAGAAAAAGGAAGAGGAAGTAGAAGAACCTAAAATAAGTAATGAAGAAATATTATTAACAGAAATAAGGGATTTGTTAAAGGAAAATAAATCCTAATAATTTATTTATGATGTGAAGGTTTTCTTTGTTGACACTTATAATTATTAGTAATAAAATTATTATGTAAATAAAATTAAGTGCTAGGGGTGC contains the following coding sequences:
- the mscL gene encoding large-conductance mechanosensitive channel protein MscL; the encoded protein is MKNIIEEFKDFAVKGNAVELAVGVVIGGAFGKIVTSLVEDIIMPLVGLLIGGIDFTNLKFTMSFSEKTVVSIKYGNFIQAAVNFLIISFSIFLFIRLINKFKKKEEEVEEPKISNEEILLTEIRDLLKENKS